A single Thunnus thynnus chromosome 6, fThuThy2.1, whole genome shotgun sequence DNA region contains:
- the tp73 gene encoding tumor protein p73 isoform X7: MYYVKKKSQYNLLSSSMESLGSRATSASPYSSENASSSAVPTPSPYSQPNSTFEGLSPAPAIPSNTDYPGPHAFQVSFQQSSTAKSATWTYSPLLKKLYCQIAKTCPIQIKLSSSPPHGSIIRAMPVYKKAEHVTEVVKRCPNHELGRDFNDGQVAPASHLIRVEGNNLSQYVDDPVTGRQSVFVPYEAPQVGTEFTTILYNFMCNSSCVGGMNRRPILIIITLETRDGQVLGRRSFEGRICACPGRDRKADEDHFREQQALNDNVAKNGSANKRNFKQSPPNIPSPNINTRKRRHGDEEIYYIPVRGRENFELLMKIKDSLELVELVPQPLVDSYRQQTQQQLLQRPSHIASPSSYSPLSNMKLHTHGGLSKTPSVNQLVGQQPQQHPTAPTTMAHMGPNMLNSHHMQPNGDMNGGHSSQTIVSASHCSPPPPYNPDPNLVSFLTSLGCQNFIDYFTSQGLQTIYHLQTLSMEDLGALKIPEQSRIAIWRGLQDMKQGASLQLPASSHHHDYHGQQLLRSSGNMAASAMAAIGAAGGELQRQRVMEAVHFRVRHTITIPNRSGVVGASGMAAATDEWTDFGFDMPDCKVSRNKHSIKEEFMESDVH; encoded by the exons ATGTACTACGTGAAAAAGAAG TCCCAGTACAACTTGCTGAGCAGCAGCATGGAGAGCCTGGGGAGCCGTGCAACGTCCGCCAGCCCCTACAGCTCCGAGAACGCCTCCTCGTCGGCCGTGCCCACCCCCTCGCCCTACTCCCAGCCCAACTCCACCTTCGAGGGCCTGTCGCCTGCACCGGCCATCCCCTCCAACACCGACTACCCCGGACCACACGCCTTCCAGGTGTCCTTCCAGCAATCCAGCACCGCCAAGTCTGCCACATGGACC TATTCTCCGTTGCTGAAGAAGCTCTACTGTCAGATTGCCAAGACCTGTCCAATCCAGATCAAgctgtcctcctctcctccacatGGCAGCATCATCAGAGCCATGCCCGTCTACAAGAAGGCGGAGCACGTCACAGAAGTGGTCAAACGCTGCCCCAACCACGAACTAGGACGAGACTTTAATGATG GCCAAGTAGCTCCAGCCAGTCACCTGATCCGAGTGGAGGGGAATAACCTCAGTCAGTATGTGGATGATCCTGTCACAGGCCGGCAGAGTGTCTTTGTGCCCTATGAGGCTCCACAG GTGGGGACCGAGTTTACCACCATCCTGTATAACTTCATGtgcaacagcagctgtgtgggcGGCATGAACAGGAGAcccatcctcatcatcattacTTTGGAAACCAGGGA TGGTCAAGTGTTGGGAAGAAGGTCATTTGAAGGTCGGATATGTGCATGTCCTGGCCGAGACCGCAAAGCAGATGAGGACCACTTCAGGGAACAACAGGCCCTGAATGACAATGTGGCCAAAAATGGCAGCGCCAACAAGCGCA ACTTTAAACAGAGCCCACCAAATATTCCCAGCCCAAACATTAACACGAGGAAGAGGCGGCATGGAGATGAGGAGATTTACTATATTCCT GTTCGTGGTCGGGAGAACTTTGAGCTGCTGATGAAGATTAAAGACAGTTTGGAGCTCGTGGAGCTGGTGCCACAGCCACTGGTGGACTCCTACAggcaacaaacacaacagcagctgctgcagagacC GAGCCACATAGCATCTCCCTCTTCTTACTCTCCACTGTCCAACATGAAGCTTCATACCCACGGAGGCCTCAGCAAAACACCCTCAGTCAACCAGCTGGTGGGGCAGCAGCCCCAGCAACACCCCACTGCCCCCACCACCATGGCTCATATGG GCCCCAACATGCTCAACAGCCACCACATGCAGCCTAATGGTGATATGAATGGTGGCCACAGCAGTCAGACTATAGTGTCTGCTTCCCACTGCAGCCCGCCCCCTCCGTATAACCCTGACCCCAACCTTGTCAG TTTTCTAACCAGTCTGGGCTGTCAGAACTTCATTGACTACTTCACCTCCCAAGGCCTCCAAACTATCTACCATCTCCAGACTCTCTCCATGGAG GATTTAGGTGCACTGAAGATACCAGAGCAGTCCCGCATCGCCATCTGGCGAGGTCTGCAGGACATGAAACAAGGTGCTTCCCTCCAACTGCCTGCTTCTTCTCATCACCATGACTATCATGGCCAACAGCTCCTACGCTCCAGCGGCAACATGGCTGCCTCTGCGATGGCAGCCATTGGGGCTGCCGGCGGGGAACTGCAACGTCAGCGCGTCATGGAGGCTGTGCACTTTCGTGTCCGCCACACAATTACCATTCCCAACAGGTCAGGTGTTGTTGGGGCGTCAGGGATGGCAGCAGCTACTGATGAGTGGACTGACTTTGGTTTCGACATGCCTGACTGCAAGGTGTCACGTAACAAGCACTCCATCAAGGAGGAGTTCATGGAAAGCGATGTTCACTGA
- the tp73 gene encoding tumor protein p73 isoform X6, whose protein sequence is MLCGVSQYNLLSSSMESLGSRATSASPYSSENASSSAVPTPSPYSQPNSTFEGLSPAPAIPSNTDYPGPHAFQVSFQQSSTAKSATWTYSPLLKKLYCQIAKTCPIQIKLSSSPPHGSIIRAMPVYKKAEHVTEVVKRCPNHELGRDFNDGQVAPASHLIRVEGNNLSQYVDDPVTGRQSVFVPYEAPQVGTEFTTILYNFMCNSSCVGGMNRRPILIIITLETRDGQVLGRRSFEGRICACPGRDRKADEDHFREQQALNDNVAKNGSANKRNFKQSPPNIPSPNINTRKRRHGDEEIYYIPVRGRENFELLMKIKDSLELVELVPQPLVDSYRQQTQQQLLQRPSHIASPSSYSPLSNMKLHTHGGLSKTPSVNQLVGQQPQQHPTAPTTMAHMGERLYSPNMLNSHHMQPNGDMNGGHSSQTIVSASHCSPPPPYNPDPNLVSFLTSLGCQNFIDYFTSQGLQTIYHLQTLSMEDLGALKIPEQSRIAIWRGLQDMKQGASLQLPASSHHHDYHGQQLLRSSGNMAASAMAAIGAAGGELQRQRVMEAVHFRVRHTITIPNRSGVVGASGMAAATDEWTDFGFDMPDCKVSRNKHSIKEEFMESDVH, encoded by the exons TCCCAGTACAACTTGCTGAGCAGCAGCATGGAGAGCCTGGGGAGCCGTGCAACGTCCGCCAGCCCCTACAGCTCCGAGAACGCCTCCTCGTCGGCCGTGCCCACCCCCTCGCCCTACTCCCAGCCCAACTCCACCTTCGAGGGCCTGTCGCCTGCACCGGCCATCCCCTCCAACACCGACTACCCCGGACCACACGCCTTCCAGGTGTCCTTCCAGCAATCCAGCACCGCCAAGTCTGCCACATGGACC TATTCTCCGTTGCTGAAGAAGCTCTACTGTCAGATTGCCAAGACCTGTCCAATCCAGATCAAgctgtcctcctctcctccacatGGCAGCATCATCAGAGCCATGCCCGTCTACAAGAAGGCGGAGCACGTCACAGAAGTGGTCAAACGCTGCCCCAACCACGAACTAGGACGAGACTTTAATGATG GCCAAGTAGCTCCAGCCAGTCACCTGATCCGAGTGGAGGGGAATAACCTCAGTCAGTATGTGGATGATCCTGTCACAGGCCGGCAGAGTGTCTTTGTGCCCTATGAGGCTCCACAG GTGGGGACCGAGTTTACCACCATCCTGTATAACTTCATGtgcaacagcagctgtgtgggcGGCATGAACAGGAGAcccatcctcatcatcattacTTTGGAAACCAGGGA TGGTCAAGTGTTGGGAAGAAGGTCATTTGAAGGTCGGATATGTGCATGTCCTGGCCGAGACCGCAAAGCAGATGAGGACCACTTCAGGGAACAACAGGCCCTGAATGACAATGTGGCCAAAAATGGCAGCGCCAACAAGCGCA ACTTTAAACAGAGCCCACCAAATATTCCCAGCCCAAACATTAACACGAGGAAGAGGCGGCATGGAGATGAGGAGATTTACTATATTCCT GTTCGTGGTCGGGAGAACTTTGAGCTGCTGATGAAGATTAAAGACAGTTTGGAGCTCGTGGAGCTGGTGCCACAGCCACTGGTGGACTCCTACAggcaacaaacacaacagcagctgctgcagagacC GAGCCACATAGCATCTCCCTCTTCTTACTCTCCACTGTCCAACATGAAGCTTCATACCCACGGAGGCCTCAGCAAAACACCCTCAGTCAACCAGCTGGTGGGGCAGCAGCCCCAGCAACACCCCACTGCCCCCACCACCATGGCTCATATGGGTGAGcgtttataca GCCCCAACATGCTCAACAGCCACCACATGCAGCCTAATGGTGATATGAATGGTGGCCACAGCAGTCAGACTATAGTGTCTGCTTCCCACTGCAGCCCGCCCCCTCCGTATAACCCTGACCCCAACCTTGTCAG TTTTCTAACCAGTCTGGGCTGTCAGAACTTCATTGACTACTTCACCTCCCAAGGCCTCCAAACTATCTACCATCTCCAGACTCTCTCCATGGAG GATTTAGGTGCACTGAAGATACCAGAGCAGTCCCGCATCGCCATCTGGCGAGGTCTGCAGGACATGAAACAAGGTGCTTCCCTCCAACTGCCTGCTTCTTCTCATCACCATGACTATCATGGCCAACAGCTCCTACGCTCCAGCGGCAACATGGCTGCCTCTGCGATGGCAGCCATTGGGGCTGCCGGCGGGGAACTGCAACGTCAGCGCGTCATGGAGGCTGTGCACTTTCGTGTCCGCCACACAATTACCATTCCCAACAGGTCAGGTGTTGTTGGGGCGTCAGGGATGGCAGCAGCTACTGATGAGTGGACTGACTTTGGTTTCGACATGCCTGACTGCAAGGTGTCACGTAACAAGCACTCCATCAAGGAGGAGTTCATGGAAAGCGATGTTCACTGA
- the tp73 gene encoding tumor protein p73 isoform X5, producing the protein MYYVKKKSQYNLLSSSMESLGSRATSASPYSSENASSSAVPTPSPYSQPNSTFEGLSPAPAIPSNTDYPGPHAFQVSFQQSSTAKSATWTYSPLLKKLYCQIAKTCPIQIKLSSSPPHGSIIRAMPVYKKAEHVTEVVKRCPNHELGRDFNDGQVAPASHLIRVEGNNLSQYVDDPVTGRQSVFVPYEAPQVGTEFTTILYNFMCNSSCVGGMNRRPILIIITLETRDGQVLGRRSFEGRICACPGRDRKADEDHFREQQALNDNVAKNGSANKRNFKQSPPNIPSPNINTRKRRHGDEEIYYIPVRGRENFELLMKIKDSLELVELVPQPLVDSYRQQTQQQLLQRPSHIASPSSYSPLSNMKLHTHGGLSKTPSVNQLVGQQPQQHPTAPTTMAHMGERLYSPNMLNSHHMQPNGDMNGGHSSQTIVSASHCSPPPPYNPDPNLVSFLTSLGCQNFIDYFTSQGLQTIYHLQTLSMEDLGALKIPEQSRIAIWRGLQDMKQGASLQLPASSHHHDYHGQQLLRSSGNMAASAMAAIGAAGGELQRQRVMEAVHFRVRHTITIPNRSGVVGASGMAAATDEWTDFGFDMPDCKVSRNKHSIKEEFMESDVH; encoded by the exons ATGTACTACGTGAAAAAGAAG TCCCAGTACAACTTGCTGAGCAGCAGCATGGAGAGCCTGGGGAGCCGTGCAACGTCCGCCAGCCCCTACAGCTCCGAGAACGCCTCCTCGTCGGCCGTGCCCACCCCCTCGCCCTACTCCCAGCCCAACTCCACCTTCGAGGGCCTGTCGCCTGCACCGGCCATCCCCTCCAACACCGACTACCCCGGACCACACGCCTTCCAGGTGTCCTTCCAGCAATCCAGCACCGCCAAGTCTGCCACATGGACC TATTCTCCGTTGCTGAAGAAGCTCTACTGTCAGATTGCCAAGACCTGTCCAATCCAGATCAAgctgtcctcctctcctccacatGGCAGCATCATCAGAGCCATGCCCGTCTACAAGAAGGCGGAGCACGTCACAGAAGTGGTCAAACGCTGCCCCAACCACGAACTAGGACGAGACTTTAATGATG GCCAAGTAGCTCCAGCCAGTCACCTGATCCGAGTGGAGGGGAATAACCTCAGTCAGTATGTGGATGATCCTGTCACAGGCCGGCAGAGTGTCTTTGTGCCCTATGAGGCTCCACAG GTGGGGACCGAGTTTACCACCATCCTGTATAACTTCATGtgcaacagcagctgtgtgggcGGCATGAACAGGAGAcccatcctcatcatcattacTTTGGAAACCAGGGA TGGTCAAGTGTTGGGAAGAAGGTCATTTGAAGGTCGGATATGTGCATGTCCTGGCCGAGACCGCAAAGCAGATGAGGACCACTTCAGGGAACAACAGGCCCTGAATGACAATGTGGCCAAAAATGGCAGCGCCAACAAGCGCA ACTTTAAACAGAGCCCACCAAATATTCCCAGCCCAAACATTAACACGAGGAAGAGGCGGCATGGAGATGAGGAGATTTACTATATTCCT GTTCGTGGTCGGGAGAACTTTGAGCTGCTGATGAAGATTAAAGACAGTTTGGAGCTCGTGGAGCTGGTGCCACAGCCACTGGTGGACTCCTACAggcaacaaacacaacagcagctgctgcagagacC GAGCCACATAGCATCTCCCTCTTCTTACTCTCCACTGTCCAACATGAAGCTTCATACCCACGGAGGCCTCAGCAAAACACCCTCAGTCAACCAGCTGGTGGGGCAGCAGCCCCAGCAACACCCCACTGCCCCCACCACCATGGCTCATATGGGTGAGcgtttataca GCCCCAACATGCTCAACAGCCACCACATGCAGCCTAATGGTGATATGAATGGTGGCCACAGCAGTCAGACTATAGTGTCTGCTTCCCACTGCAGCCCGCCCCCTCCGTATAACCCTGACCCCAACCTTGTCAG TTTTCTAACCAGTCTGGGCTGTCAGAACTTCATTGACTACTTCACCTCCCAAGGCCTCCAAACTATCTACCATCTCCAGACTCTCTCCATGGAG GATTTAGGTGCACTGAAGATACCAGAGCAGTCCCGCATCGCCATCTGGCGAGGTCTGCAGGACATGAAACAAGGTGCTTCCCTCCAACTGCCTGCTTCTTCTCATCACCATGACTATCATGGCCAACAGCTCCTACGCTCCAGCGGCAACATGGCTGCCTCTGCGATGGCAGCCATTGGGGCTGCCGGCGGGGAACTGCAACGTCAGCGCGTCATGGAGGCTGTGCACTTTCGTGTCCGCCACACAATTACCATTCCCAACAGGTCAGGTGTTGTTGGGGCGTCAGGGATGGCAGCAGCTACTGATGAGTGGACTGACTTTGGTTTCGACATGCCTGACTGCAAGGTGTCACGTAACAAGCACTCCATCAAGGAGGAGTTCATGGAAAGCGATGTTCACTGA